Proteins encoded together in one Impatiens glandulifera chromosome 1, dImpGla2.1, whole genome shotgun sequence window:
- the LOC124919320 gene encoding F-box protein SKIP2-like, whose protein sequence is MGRRHFSSATARFITCYRNILHHHNTLPEIFSSMDPSTSKPTSDLPPQPHHGSIILFDNNNNHHPDYISDLPDEVLSCIFHFLPNAADRKTCSLVCKRWLIVEGQSRHRLVLDARQELSSRVQTIFSRFDSVTKLVLRCDRRSVSIVDDALILISLRCKNLTRLKLRGCRELTDVGLAAFAMNTNCLKKFSSGSCLFGVKGMNAVLQHCKNLEELSIKRHHGVLEPIGPGVASLSLKTICFREIYNGHCFDPLITGAKNLKTLKIIRCIGDWDRVFQTISTRENSLVQIHLERIQLTDMGLEAISNCKFVDTLHLVKTPECTDDGLTSIAENCKLLRKLHIDGWRTNRIGGHLGLISVANHCINLQELVLISVNPSLSSLEAIFTNCRKLERLALCGSDSIGDKEISCIADKCLALKKLCIKGCPITDKGIETFAWGCPNLVKIKVKKCRGVTVKVVDKLRIRRGRLVVNMDVAEIEPEAVIEDASVAVDDDAGSSSRNGHGHGQASVFNPRYGLLACTFRRWSIGRSNDGL, encoded by the coding sequence ATGGGCCGGCGCCACTTCTCCTCCGCCACCGCCCGTTTCATTACCTGCTACCGTAACATTCTTCATCACCACAATACCTTACCTGAGATTTTCTCTTCAATGGATCCCTCAACAAGTAAACCCACTTCCGATCTTCCTCCCCAACCCCATCACGGATCAATAATATTATtcgataataataataatcatcatCCTGACTATATTTCCGACCTACCCGACGAGGTTCTTTCCTGCATTTTCCATTTCTTACCCAACGCCGCCGATCGGAAAACCTGCTCCCTCGTCTGCAAACGTTGGCTAATTGTCGAAGGTCAAAGCCGACACCGTCTCGTCCTCGACGCTCGTCAGGAACTGTCTTCTCGTGTTCAAACAATCTTCTCACGATTTGATTCCGTCACCAAGCTCGTTCTCCGATGTGACCGCCGATCCGTAAGTATCGTCGACGACGCGCTAATCCTGATCTCCCTCCGTTGCAAAAACCTAACGCGTCTCAAGCTACGAGGTTGTCGCGAGCTCACCGACGTTGGATTAGCCGCATTCGCGATGAACACCAACTGTTTGAAGAAATTCTCATCCGGATCATGCTTATTTGGGGTCAAAGGAATGAATGCAGTCCTCCAACACTGCAAAAATCTTGAAGAACTCTCGATCAAACGACATCACGGTGTCCTGGAGCCAATCGGACCAGGTGTTGCATCTCTTTCCCTTAAAACCATATGTTTCAGAGAGATCTATAATGGGCATTGCTTCGATCCGCTTATAACCGGAGCTAAGAatcttaaaacattaaaaataatccGTTGTATCGGAGATTGGGACAGGGTTTTCCAAACAATCTCAACCCGTGAGAATTCACTTGTCCAGATCCATTTAGAGAGAATTCAGCTAACTGATATGGGTCTCGAAGCTATCTCAAATTGCAAGTTTGTTGATACTCTACACTTAGTGAAAACCCCAGAATGTACAGATGACGGATTAACCTCCATTGCAGAAAACTGCAAGCTTTTGAGGAAGCTTCACATCGACGGATGGAGAACGAATCGAATAGGAGGCCACTTGGGTCTAATATCTGTCGCTAATCATTGCATTAATCTTCAAGAACTTGTTCTAATCAGTGTCAATCCAAGTTTATCTAGTCTGGAGGCAATATTCACCAATTGCAGGAAATTAGAAAGATTAGCTCTTTGTGGGAGTGATTCAATTGGGGATAAAGAAATCTCTTGCATAGCTGATAAATGTTTGGCATTGAAGAAGCTTTGTATCAAAGGTTGTCCAATTACAGACAAGGGGATTGAAACATTTGCATGGGGTTGTCCGAATTTAGTGAAGATTAAGGTGAAGAAATGTAGGGGAGTGACGGTTAAAGTTGTTGATAAGTTGAGGATTAGAAGAGGGAGGTTGGTTGTTAATATGGATGTGGCCGAGATTGAACCAGAGGCTGTTATAGAGGATGCTAGTGTTGCTGTTGATGATGATGCTGGTTCGAGTAGTAGAAATGGTCATGGTCATGGTCAAGCCTCTGTTTTCAATCCGAGGTATGGTCTTTTGGCTTGCACTTTTAGAAGATGGTCTATTGGTAGGTCTAATGATGGTTtatga